The Candidatus Margulisiibacteriota bacterium genome includes a region encoding these proteins:
- a CDS encoding flagellar basal body L-ring protein FlgH has translation MRKYFGVCLGVLLLVCVSFAASLWSADSKSPLARASKFAVGDTITIVIEESLSAAQSGTTRTNKGSDTTFSLSNSLQDNRTPVSGLASKSAGDTRLNTLFNGRSNYTGTGSTQRSTSLKTTITATVVDVQPNGNLFVLGQRSIRVNEEVETVEVSGIVNTAKLSDDNSISSTQIANAKITIRGAGSVSTPQQPGILSSMFSWLF, from the coding sequence ATGCGAAAATATTTTGGGGTGTGCCTGGGGGTTCTCCTGCTGGTGTGCGTTAGTTTTGCCGCGTCGCTGTGGAGCGCGGATTCCAAATCACCGCTGGCGAGAGCTTCCAAATTTGCGGTGGGCGACACTATTACGATCGTGATCGAGGAAAGTTTATCCGCCGCGCAATCCGGCACAACACGCACCAACAAAGGCTCGGACACTACTTTCAGTCTATCCAACAGCCTGCAAGACAATCGGACTCCGGTCAGCGGCCTCGCCAGCAAAAGCGCGGGAGATACGCGCTTAAATACGCTCTTTAACGGCCGCAGTAATTATACCGGCACCGGAAGCACCCAGCGTTCGACTTCGCTGAAAACAACGATCACCGCGACGGTCGTCGACGTGCAGCCCAACGGCAATCTTTTTGTGTTGGGACAGCGCTCGATCCGCGTCAATGAAGAGGTGGAGACTGTCGAGGTTTCCGGCATTGTGAACACCGCCAAACTTTCTGACGATAACTCGATCAGCTCTACACAGATCGCCAATGCCAAGATCACGATCCGCGGCGCTGGCTCGGTGTCCACGCCGCAGCAGCCCGGCATTCTTTCCTCGATGTTTAGCTGGTTGTTTTGA
- the rpsP gene encoding 30S ribosomal protein S16 → MSVKIKLKRMGKKHQPYYRVIAVDSRKSLSSGEYLDNLGFYNPAVKPAAFQVDVEKLQAWRQKGALPSERVAKLLQKANIALK, encoded by the coding sequence GTGTCTGTAAAAATTAAGTTAAAACGCATGGGCAAAAAACATCAGCCTTATTACCGCGTGATCGCCGTTGACAGCCGGAAATCTCTGAGCTCCGGCGAATACCTGGATAATCTGGGTTTTTATAATCCGGCGGTCAAACCGGCGGCTTTTCAAGTTGATGTCGAAAAATTGCAAGCCTGGCGGCAGAAAGGCGCGCTGCCTTCGGAGCGCGTGGCCAAGCTCTTGCAAAAAGCCAATATTGCCCTAAAATAA
- the flgG gene encoding flagellar basal-body rod protein FlgG yields MFRQFHIAATGMSAMEKDLITITNNVSNVKTTGFKKARVELETLFPEILEEAIRDTETSYEKGLVELGSGVRVVGTPKDFSSGTIEVTNGSLDIAIEGEGLLKFRMPDGSVAYSRAGNLHKDSDGRIVNISGYPMEPEIRVPDTTTNVLITTAGAVYVQENNQIEQTQIGQIEMVKFINPASLKSIGGNMYAATASSGIALDGMPEDEGFGQIAQFSLESSNVDIVSEMMQMVITQRSFDIISKAIQSGEAMLNSAIEIARG; encoded by the coding sequence ATGTTTAGACAATTCCACATTGCGGCGACGGGTATGAGCGCCATGGAAAAAGATTTGATTACGATCACCAACAATGTTTCCAACGTGAAAACGACTGGTTTCAAAAAAGCGCGGGTGGAATTAGAAACGCTTTTCCCCGAGATACTCGAAGAGGCTATCCGCGATACGGAGACCTCTTACGAAAAAGGTCTGGTCGAACTGGGTTCGGGTGTGCGCGTGGTCGGCACGCCCAAAGATTTTTCGTCCGGCACGATCGAGGTAACCAATGGTTCGCTCGACATCGCCATTGAGGGCGAGGGTCTGCTGAAGTTCCGTATGCCGGACGGCTCGGTCGCTTACTCGCGCGCCGGCAATCTGCACAAAGACTCTGACGGCCGGATCGTCAATATCAGCGGCTATCCTATGGAGCCGGAGATCCGGGTGCCGGACACCACCACCAATGTTTTGATCACCACCGCTGGCGCGGTGTACGTGCAGGAAAATAATCAGATCGAGCAGACCCAGATCGGCCAGATCGAAATGGTAAAATTTATCAATCCGGCGTCGCTCAAGAGTATCGGCGGCAACATGTACGCGGCGACCGCGTCTTCCGGCATTGCTCTGGATGGCATGCCTGAAGATGAGGGCTTCGGCCAGATCGCCCAGTTCTCGCTGGAGAGCAGCAATGTGGACATTGTTTCGGAAATGATGCAAATGGTCATCACGCAGCGTTCGTTTGACATTATCTCCAAAGCGATCCAGTCCGGCGAGGCCATGCTTAACAGCGCGATCGAGATAGCCCGCGGCTAA
- a CDS encoding flagellar basal body P-ring protein FlgI, with protein sequence MRRYLLLIILICLAVAESPAVRIKDIAVISGMRANQLMGVGLVAGLKGTGDNGSSVTDKALTNLLVNMGVTNRQDLYRSKNIAVVMVTAELPAFVKPGQKIDVFVSSIGDATSLRDGNLLMTPLKGADDQVYAVAQGPIILGGRMSTGSNRNETVCKVVEGAIVEQTVPMEIAGKSGIALNLNKADFSTAMRVAEALDRAGYSGSRAIDPSTVEIPIEAEDREDLVPFIARVQDFMVVPDAVAKVVINQRTGTVVIGENVRLAPVAISHGDVEIRIEGGEENAEGENLDDALLAMDQAAAGGSPLAPQQQPEKIIKLVQLREGSTLSSLVKALNSVGTSPQDLIAILQGLKTAGALAAEIEVI encoded by the coding sequence ATGCGGAGATATTTACTGCTGATAATTTTGATTTGTCTGGCCGTGGCGGAATCGCCGGCCGTGCGCATTAAAGACATCGCTGTGATTTCTGGCATGCGTGCCAATCAACTCATGGGCGTGGGGCTGGTGGCTGGCTTGAAAGGCACCGGCGACAATGGCTCCAGCGTGACCGACAAAGCCCTGACCAATCTGCTGGTCAATATGGGCGTGACCAATCGACAGGATCTATACCGCAGTAAAAATATCGCGGTGGTCATGGTCACCGCTGAGCTGCCGGCTTTTGTGAAACCCGGGCAAAAGATCGACGTTTTTGTTTCGTCGATCGGCGACGCGACATCGCTACGCGACGGCAATCTGCTGATGACGCCGCTCAAAGGCGCTGACGATCAGGTCTACGCGGTGGCGCAGGGGCCGATAATTTTAGGTGGCCGCATGTCCACGGGTTCCAATCGTAACGAAACGGTTTGCAAAGTTGTGGAAGGCGCGATCGTTGAGCAGACTGTGCCGATGGAGATCGCCGGCAAAAGCGGCATCGCGCTCAACTTAAATAAAGCGGATTTCAGCACGGCCATGCGGGTCGCCGAAGCTCTGGATCGGGCGGGTTATTCCGGTTCACGCGCCATAGACCCGTCGACGGTGGAGATACCGATCGAGGCGGAAGATCGTGAGGATCTGGTGCCGTTCATTGCGCGGGTGCAGGATTTTATGGTTGTGCCTGACGCGGTGGCCAAAGTGGTCATCAATCAGCGCACCGGCACGGTGGTCATCGGCGAAAATGTGCGTCTGGCGCCGGTGGCAATCTCACACGGCGATGTGGAAATACGCATCGAGGGCGGGGAAGAAAACGCTGAAGGCGAAAATCTGGATGACGCGCTGCTGGCCATGGATCAAGCCGCGGCCGGCGGCAGCCCGCTTGCGCCGCAGCAACAGCCGGAGAAGATCATCAAATTGGTGCAGCTGCGGGAGGGCTCCACTTTGAGCAGCTTGGTCAAGGCGCTGAACTCCGTCGGCACTTCACCGCAGGATTTGATCGCTATTTTGCAGGGGCTGAAGACCGCTGGCGCGCTGGCGGCAGAGATAGAGGTTATTTAA
- a CDS encoding sigma-70 family RNA polymerase sigma factor, whose translation MAVKRVNPNPPKKLKTLEKKPLPVNVHMHLYKAEEAPEDNVDFKNKDSVITVFTPLVQIIAANITTAGKLPPNIHFDDLMSYGTSGLIKAWENFDKTKNVKFKVYASYRIRGEMLDKIRKEWKYQNPGGYKSVSRVEAKVAQAALDTKSTNTGGEEENIKNIAANSSVAYLLSFEDTQSAGDGVADNGLQLEEAVTSQIDFAEEKKALWDAVKTLAEDEKKIIKMFYIDDCLQKEIADELGYSKSKISRIHSQVLSKLRLRIQRKLNYDRG comes from the coding sequence ATGGCAGTCAAGCGCGTTAATCCTAATCCGCCGAAAAAGCTCAAAACGCTGGAAAAAAAACCGCTGCCGGTAAACGTGCACATGCATTTGTACAAGGCAGAAGAAGCTCCAGAAGATAATGTGGATTTTAAAAATAAAGATTCGGTGATAACGGTGTTCACGCCGCTGGTGCAGATCATCGCCGCTAACATCACTACCGCGGGCAAGCTACCGCCCAATATTCATTTTGACGATTTGATGAGTTACGGCACGAGCGGCTTAATCAAAGCCTGGGAAAATTTTGACAAGACCAAAAATGTGAAATTTAAAGTGTACGCTTCCTACCGGATCCGCGGTGAGATGCTGGACAAAATCCGCAAAGAATGGAAATACCAAAATCCGGGCGGCTATAAATCGGTCAGCCGTGTCGAGGCCAAAGTGGCCCAAGCGGCGCTCGATACCAAGAGCACAAACACGGGCGGCGAAGAGGAAAATATTAAAAATATCGCGGCTAATTCATCGGTGGCTTACCTGCTGTCTTTTGAAGACACGCAGTCAGCGGGTGACGGCGTGGCGGACAACGGTTTGCAGCTGGAAGAAGCGGTGACCAGCCAGATCGATTTTGCCGAAGAAAAAAAAGCGCTCTGGGACGCGGTCAAGACCCTGGCCGAAGACGAAAAAAAAATCATCAAGATGTTTTATATCGACGACTGCCTGCAAAAAGAGATCGCCGACGAACTGGGGTATTCCAAAAGCAAAATCAGCCGTATTCACTCACAGGTTTTAAGCAAGCTGCGTTTGCGTATTCAGAGGAAATTAAATTATGATCGCGGTTAA
- the flgA gene encoding flagellar basal body P-ring formation chaperone FlgA, whose amino-acid sequence MFFKKTWPAVFLAAGLFAAELPPAELLALGLREMQTLPRFTGKEVSLNFTRTPPVISVETANYTIRAEIRAAAPSMYIKYSVLAGEKLLKAFRVKYDAAVWADVYYADRHLVKGEEVAAEDFYLRRTDILKYSHYLVENGASWNARVMTTGLRPDEPLFAWMLSIKQLVNSGDIVALSVSSGSVTIKTAAKALQHGLLGDKIMVQVQNDKKRVLQAEITGSGECQIIL is encoded by the coding sequence ATGTTTTTTAAAAAAACCTGGCCGGCGGTTTTTTTGGCTGCCGGACTTTTTGCCGCGGAGCTGCCGCCGGCCGAGCTGCTGGCGCTGGGTTTGCGGGAGATGCAGACGCTGCCGCGTTTTACCGGCAAAGAAGTTTCGCTCAATTTTACCAGAACGCCTCCGGTTATTTCTGTGGAGACCGCTAATTATACGATCCGGGCGGAAATACGGGCGGCCGCGCCGTCGATGTATATCAAGTATTCGGTGTTGGCCGGGGAAAAGCTGCTCAAAGCTTTCCGCGTTAAATACGACGCCGCGGTCTGGGCGGATGTCTATTATGCTGATCGGCATTTGGTCAAAGGCGAAGAGGTCGCGGCTGAGGATTTTTATCTGCGGCGCACGGATATTTTGAAATACTCGCATTATTTGGTGGAAAACGGCGCGTCCTGGAACGCGCGCGTTATGACCACCGGTCTGCGTCCTGACGAGCCGCTCTTTGCCTGGATGCTGAGCATCAAGCAATTGGTAAATTCCGGTGACATAGTAGCGCTTTCGGTGAGCAGCGGCAGCGTAACTATTAAGACCGCCGCGAAAGCTTTGCAGCACGGTCTTTTGGGCGATAAGATCATGGTGCAGGTGCAGAATGATAAAAAACGTGTTCTGCAGGCGGAAATTACCGGTAGCGGCGAATGTCAGATTATTCTTTAA
- a CDS encoding YlqD family protein — protein MAELTLQRNVVIKVTVTEEFKKYLVGELEKSIKNMDAQLANMETQGKRLVENLKKQGEKTVKQVSAIVQQINMDKQQATLAKADIEKKIAEAQELKIGSEFLQGTVQGITTVKAGDNLYKKLGGIEVLLKDGVIQEIRGA, from the coding sequence ATGGCAGAGCTTACACTGCAGAGAAATGTAGTAATCAAGGTTACTGTTACGGAAGAATTCAAAAAATATCTGGTGGGCGAACTGGAAAAATCGATCAAGAATATGGACGCGCAGCTGGCCAATATGGAAACGCAGGGCAAACGGCTGGTCGAAAATCTCAAAAAACAGGGCGAGAAAACCGTCAAGCAGGTGTCCGCGATAGTTCAGCAGATCAATATGGACAAGCAGCAGGCCACACTGGCCAAAGCCGATATTGAGAAAAAGATCGCCGAAGCCCAAGAGCTGAAAATCGGCTCGGAGTTTTTGCAGGGCACGGTGCAGGGCATCACGACAGTCAAGGCCGGTGACAATCTTTACAAGAAACTCGGCGGCATCGAAGTGCTGCTAAAAGACGGCGTGATCCAGGAAATCCGGGGAGCCTAG
- a CDS encoding KH domain-containing protein, with protein MNNLVELLVKALVDNQEQVNVSETSGNSITVIEISVAPEDVGKIIGKEGRIANAIRTVVKAAGAKQNKKVTVEIVTKDKPE; from the coding sequence ATGAATAATTTAGTGGAATTGTTGGTCAAAGCACTGGTTGACAATCAAGAGCAGGTAAATGTGTCCGAGACCAGCGGCAACAGCATAACGGTCATCGAGATCTCGGTCGCGCCTGAAGATGTGGGCAAGATCATCGGCAAAGAAGGCCGCATCGCCAACGCGATCCGCACCGTGGTCAAAGCCGCCGGCGCGAAGCAGAATAAAAAGGTTACGGTGGAGATCGTGACCAAAGACAAGCCGGAATAA